A window of Pedobacter lusitanus contains these coding sequences:
- a CDS encoding TonB-dependent receptor, producing the protein MMIVVLTAVLQLNAMAFAQTRITLSRKNASLEKILNEIKTQSGYDIFFIRKDLKLAKPVNIEVKEASLEDALQQVFANQSLEYTIAAKTIVVQEKKAAVSTPAAVKANISVTGKVVDEKGEGIPGATVKVKGTAQGGITDSNGQFKLANVDEKAVLVISYLGYITQEVSAGSGSPLLIKLAVQASNLSEVVVVAYGTQKKSSLTGAIATISPKQLKDRPVTSMQNALQGISPGLTILQRPGDVSRKSDGTSNGSGGVSIRGRSSLQGDGTPMYIVDGIPSTSVEFSALNPNDIASVSILKDASSAALYGSRAANGVIMVTTKRGGGDRTVVELNADYGIQKATFLPKYVGSVDYANLYNEARTNAGGKALFTPAQIQAYRDGSQPDLYPNTNWYDKVLRKTAPQSNISVNINSPGKTTSTYLGLNYLTQASLIPDKKQSRIGGKLNTESIIVPDILKIGTNLSFTSQNFDRQGDLSWTELNRSLPTSVYRQSNGDWGSIDNGVVNAQTAGRNQSRSIQEGGWSWDRDNYLQTAANFVLTPLKGLSVTGLASFKFTDGNSNTFNNTTTPINNFLTGAPLTTTATTVNDMKEYYRKRRELLVQGTVNYERTFDKHYGKITFGGSQESNVYRTAFVGRKNFPNNDMTTVGSGSSNGEDINSDDDGQANRSGQTEWAMRSVFGRFNYVYNDRYLFEVNTRIDYSSRFRQDIRRAIFPSFSAGWNVSKEDFMKDISWISNLKLRGSYGSLGNQDVVPVGNYFGLINTGYQYSFEGAAQDGTWQGKIPNPLATWEKVYMTDFGLDMTLFKGKLDITADYYIKNTKDLLLRVSTPGTIGVNTSTTDARNTGLPLINAASTQNRGFEFGLTYNDKIGSDFSYSISGNFSVIKNKITGLGDGRDNLSDPYIQRIGESIGSFYGYEADGLFTDAADVKNHAFQSAATGPGDIKYKDLNGDGKIDALDRKVLGNDVPWFNYGFNLSASYKGFDFNVLTYGVANVKTYLSQEAAFPFFNGANVKEQWLNRWTADNPNPNADFPRILTTAAGGQNYTQTSSFWLFSGAYFRVRGITLGYTLPKQVSKKFGMSRLRFYATTNNPFTIMADKRLADYDPESGSGRGGYPGIKTYSLGLNASF; encoded by the coding sequence ATGATGATTGTAGTTTTAACCGCTGTTTTGCAGCTTAATGCGATGGCTTTTGCACAAACCCGCATCACTCTTTCACGTAAAAATGCATCACTTGAAAAAATTCTGAATGAAATAAAAACACAAAGCGGATATGATATATTCTTTATCAGGAAAGATCTGAAACTGGCAAAACCAGTTAATATTGAAGTTAAAGAAGCCAGTCTGGAAGATGCCCTTCAGCAGGTATTTGCCAATCAGTCTCTGGAATATACTATTGCAGCTAAAACTATAGTTGTGCAGGAAAAAAAGGCAGCTGTCAGTACTCCGGCAGCTGTGAAAGCAAATATCAGTGTGACTGGTAAAGTTGTTGATGAAAAAGGAGAAGGTATCCCCGGTGCTACCGTTAAAGTAAAAGGTACAGCACAGGGAGGTATTACAGACAGCAACGGACAATTTAAATTAGCGAATGTTGATGAAAAGGCAGTTCTTGTCATTTCTTACCTGGGCTATATTACCCAGGAGGTAAGTGCAGGATCAGGCAGTCCGCTGTTAATTAAACTTGCTGTACAGGCCAGTAACCTTAGTGAGGTGGTCGTTGTGGCCTATGGTACACAAAAGAAAAGCAGCCTGACTGGTGCTATCGCTACGATCAGCCCTAAGCAATTAAAAGACAGACCGGTAACTTCTATGCAAAATGCACTGCAGGGTATTTCTCCCGGTCTGACTATTCTGCAAAGGCCTGGCGATGTCAGCCGTAAATCTGACGGTACTTCAAATGGTTCAGGAGGTGTATCTATCAGAGGTAGAAGTAGTTTGCAGGGCGATGGAACACCGATGTACATTGTCGATGGTATCCCGTCAACCTCAGTAGAATTTTCTGCCTTAAATCCAAATGATATAGCCAGTGTTTCGATCTTAAAAGATGCATCTTCAGCAGCATTATATGGCTCAAGAGCTGCAAACGGAGTTATCATGGTAACTACCAAACGTGGTGGCGGAGACAGAACAGTTGTAGAACTGAATGCTGATTATGGTATTCAGAAAGCGACATTCCTGCCTAAATACGTAGGATCAGTTGATTACGCTAATTTATATAACGAAGCCAGAACCAATGCAGGTGGTAAAGCACTTTTTACACCTGCGCAGATTCAGGCTTACCGCGATGGTTCTCAGCCGGATTTATATCCGAATACAAACTGGTATGATAAAGTATTACGCAAAACTGCTCCTCAGAGTAATATCAGTGTGAATATTAATTCACCAGGCAAAACAACAAGTACTTATTTAGGATTGAATTACCTGACCCAGGCATCATTGATTCCGGATAAAAAACAAAGCAGGATTGGTGGTAAATTAAATACAGAAAGTATTATTGTTCCTGATATTCTGAAAATCGGAACCAATCTGTCTTTCACCAGTCAGAATTTCGATCGTCAGGGTGATTTAAGCTGGACAGAATTAAACCGTTCATTACCTACTTCAGTATATCGTCAGAGTAACGGAGATTGGGGAAGTATCGATAACGGTGTGGTCAATGCGCAGACAGCTGGCCGTAACCAGTCCCGTTCAATTCAGGAAGGTGGCTGGAGCTGGGACAGAGATAATTATCTGCAGACAGCAGCTAATTTTGTGCTGACCCCGTTAAAAGGTTTATCAGTTACAGGATTGGCCTCTTTCAAATTTACAGACGGAAATTCCAATACCTTCAATAATACGACAACGCCAATTAATAATTTCTTAACTGGTGCGCCGCTTACTACTACAGCAACTACTGTAAATGATATGAAGGAATATTACCGTAAACGCAGAGAATTGCTGGTACAGGGAACGGTGAATTACGAACGTACTTTTGATAAACATTATGGAAAGATCACATTTGGTGGAAGTCAGGAAAGTAATGTTTACAGAACTGCTTTTGTAGGCCGTAAAAATTTCCCTAACAATGATATGACTACTGTCGGAAGCGGATCTTCCAACGGTGAAGATATCAATTCGGATGATGACGGACAGGCAAACAGAAGCGGGCAGACAGAATGGGCAATGCGTTCGGTATTTGGCCGCTTTAACTATGTTTACAATGACAGATACCTGTTTGAGGTAAATACCCGTATAGATTATTCTTCACGTTTCCGTCAGGATATCCGCAGAGCAATATTCCCGTCTTTCTCCGCTGGATGGAATGTCTCGAAAGAAGATTTCATGAAAGATATCAGCTGGATCAGCAATCTGAAACTACGTGGTTCTTATGGTTCATTAGGAAATCAGGATGTAGTCCCTGTGGGTAACTATTTCGGATTAATTAATACCGGATATCAGTATAGTTTTGAAGGTGCTGCACAGGATGGTACATGGCAGGGAAAAATCCCTAACCCCTTAGCTACATGGGAAAAAGTCTATATGACTGATTTCGGATTGGATATGACTTTGTTTAAAGGAAAGCTGGATATTACAGCTGATTATTATATCAAAAATACCAAAGACCTCTTGTTAAGAGTTTCCACTCCAGGTACTATTGGTGTGAATACAAGTACTACTGATGCCAGAAACACTGGTTTGCCATTAATCAATGCCGCATCAACACAAAACAGAGGTTTTGAATTTGGTTTAACCTATAATGATAAAATCGGCAGTGATTTCAGTTACAGCATCAGTGGTAATTTCTCTGTAATCAAAAATAAAATTACGGGATTGGGAGATGGAAGAGATAACCTTTCTGACCCATATATCCAGCGTATAGGTGAATCTATAGGTTCATTTTACGGCTATGAGGCAGATGGTCTTTTTACAGATGCTGCTGATGTAAAAAATCATGCATTCCAATCTGCAGCTACAGGACCTGGTGATATAAAATACAAAGATCTGAATGGTGATGGTAAGATTGATGCCCTTGACCGTAAAGTGCTGGGTAATGATGTTCCCTGGTTTAACTATGGTTTTAACCTTAGTGCCAGCTATAAAGGATTTGATTTTAATGTGCTTACTTATGGTGTGGCAAATGTTAAAACTTATTTATCACAGGAAGCTGCCTTTCCATTTTTCAACGGAGCTAATGTTAAAGAGCAATGGTTAAATCGCTGGACAGCAGATAATCCTAATCCTAATGCAGATTTTCCACGCATTTTAACCACTGCCGCAGGTGGACAGAATTATACACAAACTTCATCTTTCTGGTTGTTTAGTGGTGCATATTTCAGAGTCAGAGGAATTACACTGGGTTATACCTTGCCAAAACAGGTGAGTAAGAAATTTGGAATGTCCAGATTACGTTTTTATGCCACAACCAATAATCCATTTACCATTATGGCAGACAAACGTCTGGCAGATTATGATCCGGAATCAGGTTCAGGCAGAGGCGGGTATCCAGGTATTAAAACCTATTCACTGGGCTTAAATGCGAGTTTTTAA
- a CDS encoding FecR family protein — protein sequence MSSNQDKDKLSDLAEKWRKGTITEEEKNTFNTWYNSFDDTGLIVEQEDEPDNPGERIHKKIYSKLGIRFPKQRNARLKYSVLAAALFILIAGTALYFSFHTKLSYPQRNAVQLASVIKPGGNKATLTLANGKKISLTDTTNGEIAEQSGISVTKTADGQLVYTVKKAAIAGTSQAGPQFNTIETPVGGQYQINLPDGTKVWLNAASSLKYPTQFTGNLRKVELTGEGYFEVSKDKKRPFTVITDGQQVQVLGTHFNVNAYKDEQVTKTTLLEGSVQVSKTTELQNANSSKRLNPGQQAVLKQASFKVDQVDINNVVAWKNGYFTFGDEDLEVSMRKLGRWYNVDITYEGHFDNISFGGAISRSKSLAEVIKILELTRKMKFKVEGRRVIVMS from the coding sequence ATGAGTTCCAATCAGGATAAAGACAAACTATCTGACCTAGCTGAAAAGTGGCGTAAAGGCACAATTACAGAAGAAGAAAAAAATACGTTTAATACGTGGTATAACTCTTTTGATGATACCGGATTGATTGTTGAACAAGAAGATGAACCTGATAATCCGGGAGAGCGTATTCACAAAAAGATATACAGTAAACTGGGTATCCGCTTCCCAAAGCAAAGAAACGCTAGATTGAAATATTCAGTTTTAGCAGCTGCTCTTTTTATCCTGATAGCAGGAACTGCCTTATATTTTTCTTTCCATACCAAATTGTCTTATCCACAGAGAAATGCCGTACAGCTCGCTTCGGTGATCAAGCCAGGAGGAAATAAGGCAACTTTAACATTGGCTAATGGTAAAAAAATCAGTTTAACAGATACGACCAACGGAGAAATTGCAGAGCAATCAGGTATATCAGTTACCAAGACCGCTGATGGACAGCTGGTTTATACCGTAAAGAAAGCTGCCATTGCCGGTACTTCCCAGGCAGGTCCACAATTCAACACTATTGAAACTCCTGTAGGCGGGCAGTATCAGATCAATCTGCCAGATGGAACTAAAGTCTGGCTGAATGCAGCCTCATCATTGAAATACCCGACACAATTTACCGGGAACCTGAGAAAGGTAGAATTAACAGGTGAAGGATACTTTGAAGTATCAAAAGATAAAAAGAGACCATTTACCGTAATCACAGACGGGCAGCAGGTGCAGGTATTGGGTACCCATTTTAATGTCAACGCCTATAAAGACGAACAGGTAACCAAAACCACACTTTTAGAAGGAAGTGTTCAGGTTTCGAAAACCACTGAACTGCAGAATGCGAACAGTTCAAAACGCTTAAATCCTGGTCAGCAGGCAGTGCTGAAACAAGCTTCATTTAAAGTAGATCAGGTAGATATCAATAATGTGGTTGCCTGGAAAAATGGCTATTTCACGTTCGGAGATGAAGATCTTGAAGTATCCATGCGGAAACTTGGCAGATGGTATAACGTAGATATTACCTATGAAGGCCATTTTGATAATATTTCTTTTGGCGGGGCCATTTCCAGATCCAAAAGCCTGGCAGAAGTCATCAAAATTTTAGAATTAACCCGGAAAATGAAATTTAAGGTTGAAGGAAGGAGGGTTATTGTTATGTCATAA
- a CDS encoding RNA polymerase sigma factor: MLHSLFTIRNKKSYDILSDNELAILITSGDEAAFNEIYKRYWERLYVAARHRIEDSCEAEEIVQDIFCNLWRKRSNFELTKGFQNYFSVAVKFEVINRMAKKSRENRVKKEVLVWSSAVDESTSDQLDFNELQNQLAMTIRVLPEKCLLVFKLKHEKGYSQKQIAEELNIAEKTVEAHLSKARKTIRIRFGYLAEMAKSVLFL, encoded by the coding sequence ATGTTGCATTCATTGTTTACGATCAGGAATAAAAAATCTTATGATATCCTTTCAGATAATGAGTTGGCTATACTCATAACCAGTGGCGATGAAGCTGCATTTAATGAGATTTATAAGAGATACTGGGAAAGACTTTATGTTGCTGCCAGACACAGGATAGAGGATTCCTGTGAAGCAGAAGAAATTGTTCAGGACATTTTTTGTAATCTCTGGAGAAAACGCAGCAATTTTGAATTGACCAAAGGATTTCAGAACTATTTTTCTGTGGCTGTAAAATTTGAAGTCATCAACAGAATGGCTAAAAAGAGCAGAGAGAACAGGGTCAAAAAAGAAGTACTGGTATGGAGTTCAGCAGTGGATGAATCTACTTCAGATCAGCTTGATTTTAATGAGCTTCAAAATCAGCTGGCTATGACTATCAGGGTCCTGCCTGAAAAGTGTCTGCTTGTTTTTAAACTGAAACATGAAAAAGGTTATTCTCAGAAACAGATTGCTGAAGAGCTGAATATTGCAGAGAAAACAGTGGAAGCCCATCTTTCCAAAGCCAGAAAAACTATACGTATCAGATTTGGCTATTTAGCAGAAATGGCTAAGTCCGTACTTTTCTTATAA